One Coleofasciculus sp. FACHB-T130 genomic region harbors:
- a CDS encoding FAD-dependent oxidoreductase, which translates to MNLPGTSVSVWLDTTEGTKYPQLTSDITVDVAIVGGGITGLTAALLLKRAGLRVAVIEGSQIGSGVTGYTTAHLTEAADERYQDLISSLGDTDAKLVAESSRAAIERIAKFVAEEKIDCDFQRVPGYLYTEKSQDVSEIESEAEAVSKLVIPAALTKDVPLPFPVEAAVMFPNQAQFNPIPYLQGLAKAIDGGGSFIFEQSSVVDITGDKPSRVSTEQGTVTALDVIIATHTPIHNLNSLPDLYVMTTKIAPYRSYVIGVRLRSPLPPGLFWDTEEPYHYTRSYKDLLIIGGEDHKTGEDVDNEACFERLEVYARSLYDVASIDYRWSAQLYEPVDGLPYIGKTAANSNIYVATGYSGNGMTFGTVGGMLTSDLILGRTNPWSDLYDPNRANILASAQRFVTENLGVAKHFVADRLFKSEGNEPSDVAPGEGKILDINGKKYAVYRDETDYLCSLSPVCTHAGCIVDWNNAEKTWDCPCHGGRFSPTGEVLNGPPITDLDQKELPSQFTTKS; encoded by the coding sequence ATGAATTTACCAGGAACCTCCGTCTCTGTTTGGCTCGACACTACAGAAGGGACAAAATACCCGCAATTGACCAGTGATATTACCGTAGATGTTGCCATTGTAGGCGGCGGCATTACTGGCTTAACCGCTGCGTTGCTATTGAAACGCGCTGGATTAAGGGTTGCAGTAATCGAGGGATCGCAAATTGGCAGTGGTGTCACCGGCTATACGACTGCCCACCTCACCGAAGCTGCTGACGAACGCTACCAAGACCTGATTTCCTCCTTGGGCGACACGGATGCGAAGCTGGTAGCAGAATCCAGTCGTGCGGCGATTGAACGCATTGCTAAGTTTGTGGCAGAAGAGAAGATTGATTGTGATTTTCAGCGAGTGCCGGGATATCTTTACACTGAAAAATCCCAGGATGTGTCTGAAATTGAGTCAGAGGCGGAAGCGGTTAGCAAGTTAGTGATTCCGGCTGCTTTGACCAAGGATGTGCCACTGCCATTTCCGGTAGAAGCGGCGGTGATGTTCCCCAATCAAGCGCAGTTTAACCCGATTCCCTATCTCCAAGGGCTTGCGAAGGCGATTGACGGTGGTGGCAGTTTTATTTTTGAGCAGTCATCTGTTGTCGATATCACCGGAGACAAGCCGAGTCGAGTTTCTACCGAACAGGGGACGGTAACGGCGCTAGATGTGATTATTGCTACTCATACGCCGATTCACAATCTGAACAGTCTCCCGGACTTGTATGTAATGACCACGAAAATTGCCCCGTATCGCTCTTACGTTATTGGAGTGAGATTGCGATCGCCATTACCGCCAGGACTGTTTTGGGATACCGAGGAGCCGTATCACTATACACGCAGCTACAAAGACCTGCTGATTATTGGCGGTGAAGACCACAAGACGGGTGAGGATGTGGATAATGAGGCGTGTTTCGAGCGCTTGGAAGTGTATGCGCGATCGCTCTATGATGTCGCCTCTATCGATTATCGCTGGTCAGCTCAATTGTACGAGCCGGTCGATGGTCTACCCTATATCGGGAAAACCGCAGCGAATTCTAATATCTACGTTGCTACCGGCTATTCTGGCAACGGCATGACCTTCGGCACCGTTGGCGGGATGCTAACAAGCGACTTGATTCTGGGACGGACGAATCCCTGGAGCGACCTTTACGACCCCAATCGCGCGAATATTCTAGCCAGCGCCCAGCGGTTTGTGACGGAGAATCTGGGCGTCGCCAAGCACTTTGTAGCGGATCGGCTTTTTAAGTCGGAAGGCAATGAACCCTCGGACGTAGCACCAGGCGAAGGCAAGATTCTTGACATCAACGGGAAGAAATATGCCGTCTACCGCGACGAGACAGATTATCTCTGTTCACTTTCTCCGGTGTGTACTCATGCTGGATGCATTGTTGACTGGAATAACGCCGAAAAAACTTGGGATTGCCCTTGCCACGGTGGACGTTTCAGCCCTACGGGTGAGGTACTCAATGGCCCGCCGATTACGGATCTCGATC
- a CDS encoding DJ-1/PfpI family protein, whose protein sequence is MAGKKILMLVGDFVEDYEVMVPFQALQMVGHTVHAICPNKKAGDEVRTAIHDFEGDQTYSEKPGHNFTLNATFDEVEATEYDALVVPGGRAPEYIRLNQKVLEITRHFAEANKPIAAICHGLQVLVAAGVLEGRSCTAYPACGPDVNRAGGLYVHIPPDEAMVDGNLVTAPAWPAHPNWLAEFLKLLGTKIEHQEMVAV, encoded by the coding sequence ATGGCGGGAAAAAAAATCTTGATGCTCGTCGGTGACTTTGTTGAAGACTACGAAGTAATGGTGCCATTCCAGGCATTACAAATGGTTGGGCATACTGTCCATGCGATTTGCCCCAATAAGAAAGCAGGGGACGAGGTGCGAACCGCAATCCATGACTTTGAAGGCGACCAAACCTATAGTGAAAAACCCGGTCACAACTTCACCTTAAACGCTACCTTTGATGAAGTGGAAGCGACAGAATACGACGCCTTAGTCGTTCCTGGTGGACGTGCGCCAGAATATATCCGTTTGAACCAGAAAGTATTAGAAATCACCCGCCACTTCGCCGAAGCAAATAAACCGATTGCTGCAATTTGTCACGGGTTACAAGTTTTGGTGGCAGCGGGAGTGCTAGAAGGCAGAAGTTGCACCGCTTACCCCGCGTGCGGCCCGGATGTTAACCGGGCAGGTGGGCTTTACGTGCATATTCCACCAGATGAGGCAATGGTTGACGGTAACTTAGTAACAGCACCTGCATGGCCTGCTCATCCTAACTGGTTGGCAGAATTCTTGAAACTTTTGGGAACGAAGATTGAGCATCAAGAAATGGTTGCGGTTTAA
- a CDS encoding S-layer homology domain-containing protein, which yields MSKFFKTLLLYSPAVSGMALLLANSAVAQEAIPNNPNSQMPPPTERYGCLSGNGDGTFQGNRPVTRYEFAAGLNACLNQVEQLIDNPAGNRVTQEGLTVPRSQLETYRLELERLRNRVDKLDTQTREQSNQ from the coding sequence ATGTCTAAATTTTTTAAGACTCTACTTTTATATAGTCCAGCCGTTTCGGGAATGGCCTTGCTGTTAGCAAACAGTGCAGTTGCACAAGAAGCGATTCCCAATAATCCAAATTCTCAAATGCCACCTCCAACAGAGCGTTATGGGTGTCTCAGTGGAAATGGCGATGGAACTTTTCAAGGCAATCGGCCTGTAACTCGGTATGAATTTGCTGCCGGTTTAAATGCCTGCTTAAATCAAGTTGAACAACTCATTGATAATCCTGCTGGAAATCGAGTTACTCAAGAAGGGTTAACGGTTCCAAGAAGTCAATTAGAAACCTATCGATTAGAGTTGGAACGTTTGCGTAATCGAGTAGATAAGCTGGATACCCAGACAAGAGAACAGTCGAATCAGTAG